In the genome of Ziziphus jujuba cultivar Dongzao chromosome 10, ASM3175591v1, the window TGACGTCGCATGTCATGGTCTTTCAAGGTCCTCAAAGGCCTTCCTCTAcccttgaatttgaatttgtgcTGTACCGGGAACAAAAAGTTGCCCGAAACAGTCGAAAACAATGCCAAAACCAAAATTCCACCCAGCAAAGCCAGTCTCGTTCCAAGGTCCATTTTCATTTCttccagaaaacaaaaaaaaaaaaaaaaaaaaaaaacgcaaagAACTTTATAATccaacaaaacccaatattcacCACAACCTTTTTGTTCAAGCTATCTTTATTAAGAATTCTATGATGGTGTAGGAACGTGTTTGTAGGGAATTCGTGGGCATGTTGGGTTGTACAATTTTGACCATTCACGTGGTCAtagtaattaagaaaaatatcatTGATAAGATATCATCCTCCAGATTTAGATGTTAAACAACTGCTTATTTAAACGCAAAAGCATTCctggcaataaaaaataaatgagtaaataaaagaaaacaagattGTTCTTTTCAAACCAATTATTGGACAAATTCATATTTCAATCTTAAATTATTCTTTCCTTTGGCCTAGCACAGGAAATAATATAGTCCTCATCAAGTACGAATCTAGTTCgagattttcttttcctttccataAAATCTGATATGATAGAACTTGACTATGCAGTAAATGAATGGGTTAACTTAGAATATCCCATAAACTTTTTAGTGTACTCTGGTTTTTTTCCATAaccaaaaatacataattaaaaaaaaaaaaaatgaacattgCCTTTTTCTCTCACACGAAATTTTTTGGGGATGAATCTCTCACATGTAATTAGATGGGGGAAAACTAGTTTGTCATTAACCCAAaagacaagaaaaaataaaaatgaaaatagagcTGTCGTATTGATATGCTTCGTATTTTTGGAGTTTATGCCACTTAGCTTTTGCTTTCCCTTGTTGTGGAACTCACTGTCCCCTTGTCTCGCTAACCACTGAATCAATGCCAAATGTTTATATAATAGACAGGATATAATACCAAAAGTTTATCCAATACactatattagatatatatatatatatatatatatattcacacatagTAAATCACATATTAAGTTTTAgcaatatataagtatatatatatatatatatatatgtatatgttaagTTATTCTCGTCCAATTTTGATATTCAAAAGGGCTTAATtagaaggaaaaatataaaataaaataaaaagtttaaagcaaatcaaattgttttttgaaaacatttatTGGAAAGATTCATAATTCAATCTTATAAATTTTActctttattttggtttgtaAGGTAGTCAGTATTATGATTAATCCTTATCAGTGTTCGAATCTAATTgtacattttattttcattaaacaaataaagaatATCATTTATAAATGTCAAAATCTAACTTTGAATATTCaatgtactttttattttactcctttttttgtgtcaaaaagaataaaacaaaaaataaaattttctgttTCCTTTTCATAACTAATTGAATGTCTGGAAAACTAGTATCGTCCAAATTAATCtcatatttttcccttttttttcttttatttatttatttatttatttattattattcttattatttatgatttgaaGGCATGGATGTTATTATTGGGTTTATACctaattttgcttttatttattatcaaactCAGTCACGTATGCAATGAATAAGGCAGTGACGATTAAAACAGCATTCATAAGCCAAGACCTAAAGAAGGAGTACTTCCTCAACTAAGAAAGAACTTCGACAAACATAGATCATACAGctctatttataattttaaaagctaATTAGTCATCACATTCACTTTATATTAGGTGCAagtatgcccaaaaaaaaaaaaaatgaaaaaggaaataacACCGCTAGAGGTTTTTGCAAATgaattttaaacttttcttcttattgtttcttcttcttcttttctaaaAACTCTCATCTTATTTACTGATGATTTTGCAATCTTACAATGGAATAACTCAATCAGATCAAACTTCTACCTTATTCaggttgaaaaaagaaaaccaattaaAGCATCACCATCCAATCAAATGGCAATAATCTCTATTACCATTTCCCTCTAACTAATAACACGCACTAACTCATAGTGTATCatacttttaataaaataagaattttgtGATAATCTCACTTATTGATTTGGTACCATCGGAGTAGTATTGACTTGTGGTTCCACCACTTCCCCAATGGCAAAGATTCCACCTCCATTTATATTATCCAAGCAGTGGGCAAATGTTTTTTTGACCTTTCCAGCCACAGCAAATCGCATTCACGAATTTGCTTGTCCAAAGCCAATTATACCATCAAGCGCTTCAGCAGTTTTACCAAGGTCTCCAGATTGCTTGGATCCACACCTAATCCACAAGAGGCAGTTAATAAATGTAGCCATGCAACAGTATGGGGGAGAGATGAGTGCCTCTGCTTCTTCCTCTGCTCTCATCGCCGCAGCTTCAACTGCCGGCCACCATTGGAAAAGCCGCCAGAATAAATCCATTTTCACCGTGCCTTCCCATTACCACCAAGCTTTTGGACTTTGAGGTTGTTTTACTTCTTATCTTTATACTGTTTTAACTTTGCCCTTCtcgtttggttgctgagaaaaacATATATAGCGAAATGGCAAAAGAAAAAGTTCACATATGCTTAATGCAGAAAACACtgttttgattatatatatgcagtTAAAAATAGGGATGAGCATGGATTGGATTAGGTTGGTttggttttggaccgaaatataatccaatttatacatatcggtttttctaatttacaattcaaaccaaaccattaaaatattaaatccaaaccaaaccaaaccaaaccatttatgatcgatttggtttggattggttgatcggtttgaaacttactaatttataaatatataatacaaataaaaaatttttcaaatataaaatataatttataaattataattatccaaacataaaatacaattagaataatacaacatagtttataatgaaaaataaaggagaaaatgtagcaaataatacatatcatgcacttattaaatagcaaacattaatatcatcatctcactcctataaaatcaaattaaaattgttagaacaaataatgtaaaataatacattcgtcaaaattcattcacttaagaatcaatgcataatttttttttttttaatcttaaaactttggtaaatcataagtcaatcaacgttgacaggttcactaattttagttgattctgtaagctctacaaagatcaaaacaataaaattagcaataaattatatttaaacatttatatatatatatatatatatatatatataagtaacaattggatacaatatatgtagatatatatatatatatgatgtggatgtaaaaaatatataaatattatggtgatggtgatggactggtggtgggcggcaataaaggtaaatgtttattttagggttacaacttacaatttgatttgagaTTTGGGATATggagatgtaaaagaaaaaaaaattatatatatatacatatatatattaaaaatcaatatataaaaatggaaaaaaaatttaaaaattaatatataaaaataaaaaaaatactaaaattaatatataaaaatgaaaaaaataaaaaatatataattttttagttatataagatattatttggattagattggatttatatttccaattcataactaatccaatccatacaatttataatattttgaatccaatctaattgatgaaaaaatcaaatccaaaccgttaaaaatagattggattagacgggttgaacgggttggattggattttgcccacccctaattAGAAATGATTCTAGTAGGACTGAATTGTTAGAGCGTGCCACGGAAAGATCAGAGGCTGATACGATAGTTGATGGAATGGAGTTTGGATAGCTGTGAAATGACTTTGAATGTAAAAGTAGTCCATTGGTTGAATCAACAGCCAGACAACTTGTTCGTGATATCTTAGAGCTTAGGGAAGGCAACCGTGCAGTTGGAACTTTTGCTGTTTCTGTTAAATACAAGGTAATTTaaggtaattatttttatgatatgctttattattattattgttattattttctgaTTATTGATCTTTCTGACTAGTTtcatagtttaattttttaggaTCCTGTTAGAAGTTTTACAGGTCGTGAAAAATACAAGAGACCACTATGGGCTACCAATGCACTAGATAAGCCTTCTGCGGTGAGAAATGCAACATTTTCAAGAATGCTTTTTTGGGCagtagaaaattgatttttattttttttatttatttatgttttgtttgaaGTTTGAAGGATTTTCGTTCATTGTCATTGTTGTTTTACAGACAGTTCAAGAAATGGTGATGTTGTCAACCAGGGTCCTAAGAATCAAATGGATGATAATAGGAAAACCGAAATCTTTCATGGCCGGCATAAGTGGTGATTTGATCATAAAGATCAACTCCCAGTTTACTCTAAACCGGATTAGTGGCCAGGTGATTGAACATGAGGAGTTCTGGGATTTATCATCTTCTATAGTCTTTGCTCAGGCATTTTTCTGGACATCTCGCCGTCTCTTTGCCACAATAGAGAGCGGGAAGGACCTGTCTGATCTTGTTAAAGGCTTGTCAAGCCATTTGTCAAAGGAGAAAGAAAATCCAGGAATTTATCCAGATCCGTCTGTTGATCCAACAAAGGTGAACTCCTTTGCCAGAAAGATTGATTGTCTTTCTGAGAGTAAGAGCAAAGTTTAatctttttacctttttatCAGTTTTGAATAATGGGTTtttgatttgaattttattgcaGTTCTTTCAGAGGGATGACACTTTTCAAAGAGATGCATATCAAATAGCAATATTTCTGGCAGTAATCTATTTTGTTGTACAGTTTTTGAGGACTACCCTATAAAGCCTTTGATCCACAGTCGAAATTGTAACTATCCATGGTATATATTCTCAATGCATTACCCATCTTTAATCCATAAAACATCAAACCCCAGTTGTACTTGTATTCTATTCAGATTATACTAATAATATcataatttttcactaaaataaGTCTTCTCTGATCTTTGCAACAGGAAGTTTCCAGTCACAaatcaaacttaacaaaagaaTATACAATAAAAGAACTTTGAAACGGGCAACCAAAAAGCCAATACAGAAGAAGTTAGTCTCTGTAAATTCAATTTCCTGTAATGTCATGCATGTTTGGTATGcttaacaacaacaaccaagTATTATCCCAGCGGAATAATTTTGCTCCGTGGGATGAAgagattaaattaaaaagaaagaaaaaaaacttcctGAACGGTATATATATAACTTCCTAAATCAAATCAAGCACACAACCGAGttgaatcaattaatattacaacaaaattaatGAGTTTTGTGCCACTGTTCTAATGTACAAAGTTGTGCAGAACACAAGACCGTCTCAAGAATTTTTGAAGCCCTAggcaaaaaaaaacaatacttgaggccttaattaaatattacttttaataaaatagattttttatgtaaaatttatattttttttttggcttttttaatgtaaaggtattaattaaatttttatattcaagattgataataattcttttttaattaataaaattattaaattttttaatcttgtTAAATCATAGTTAaacataaataagattttattaattttaatttttgaaaaacttattTTTACTGAAGCTATActaacacaaaataataaatccatacattgcaaaaaaaattaatgttttaatagAGTTTATTATCTCAagtgctattttttatttatgaatttatttttttttcagatttttagttttcaaaataaacctaattaatttattcgaattaagataagataaaaataaaaaaataaaagcatatacTATAAAAACATAAAGTCTAGTTTTTATAAAtagcaagaataattaataaacaattacaATAATGAAttcatataaaacaaaaaaaaaattaaaagtattatgAGAATGAATAATATaagttcattaaaataaataataatttataattttatcttttattttagagttatttgaatcaaaattgtaaattatataggttggatattaaaattaaataaatataaaagataagtgaatgaaaaaagatgaaaataagTGAGTTAGATGAGAAAAATTGCATAAACAACTTAGAAAAAGTGTACAAACAAGAGGAgtattaatccttttttttatcattaaaatttaatcaattataaaatataaaatatttaattaaatttaattggtgttatttttcaaaaataaaaataattaaagataattatcaattagaattcatccaaaaaaataaataatcaattagagataatttaaaatatttttaaaatcaaaatttttatattttcaaaataaattaataattatattctatttaattaatacacatatatattttatatatataaatttttttttggcccctaTAAAATGGGGCTAGGCATTGACCTTAGTGGCCTATGCCTTAAGCCGGCCCTGGCAGAACAGCAATCAGTAATAACAAAATTGTTAATACTCTTCCTGTTACCAGACTATAACCTGAAGAAAGATTGTGGTGACCAACAATGTACACTGATCCCGATTCATCCTTCAGCTTAATGGTTGAGGAACCTAAATCACAGCACCAATAATTGCACCCGTTATATGTCTAATTCATGACAGAAAACCATTATGCTATATATAATTCATGAAGAAAAACAAtgggttttcttttctattctttttttgtttttgtttttgttcttttgttttttttttaagctaagCAACTTAGGCAACTTGGGGAAAAACTCGTTAAGAGTGATAATAGAAATGGAGAATAGTTTTGAGCGTATTCATGAACCCAGTAATCTAAAAGTGAAATCAAAGATACTTACAGTTGTACTCTCTCCAGCCAATGACCTGATTTTCAGCATCATATACCACTAGCTTATTTGCAAGCACCATGTCTGCAATTGGAAACAATTAAGaagtcaataaataaaattacatacagAAACACACCAAAAATATTTCATCTACTCCATTCTTTCGATAAAAATTATCCCCAATCAATCTATATATCTAGTTCCAGAAAGTTATACTTCAAAATGCCTCCAATTTTATAACACATAGAAGACAGACAGATGTCTGACATAGATAGAGGCAGAAATCAGAAATCATCTAAATGCTTTTTGAACAGATTATCTCATGAGTAATATGCAGAGTCTTTTTGACAAGCTTAGGTATTTTTGTTTATCTTCTAAATGCTTTTAGACAAGCCATGTGCTATCCATAGAAGGATAGAAATTTTGGAAGTAAAGAACTAATGCAAACAGCATACAATATATGGTTTAAACACAAACACAATGGTTGAAATGGTTGGAGTCTTTAAGACTGATGTGAAATTTGATCTAAATCTATGACCATGAGTAATTGTTTGAAGTACTACATCAAGCTAGAAATCACCAATCaaatttactttaaaatgtAAGTCAAGGCAAGGCATTACCTCCCAAAAGAGTCACTTGTTTTACATCCTTGGATTTCATTCCACTGTTTTGCCAACCAATACACCACACATGGTCCTAAAGAGACATcatgcaaaatatttattagccAAGTAAATTTAAGAACAGTAAGCACGTAAAAGCCACCTTAagtagagggaaaaaaaaaaaaaaaaaaaaaaaaaaaaagaaaaccacaaTATGAAGCATGCAtgtttaaataacaattaaccaCTTACACGAACTTGGAACAGGTAATCATGAGGATAAACTGTCAAAATAAGTGATTTATCAAAATGTAATGTGATAACTGGAAATCCATCATCAACCCTGAAAGAATGAAGCAACAAACAGATCAGAATGGTTTTTACAAGCCTTACTATTTTACACGACTTAATAAGTAAAAAGGGCAAATAATAAAGACtaacaaaatttcataaataatagaCAATACAATGGAAAAGTTGCAGTTAGCGCCTCACTTATCATTATACTCGAAACAAGTAAATTCATCATCAACTGTATGTAATTTCAATCCGGGCTGCTGTGCCAAaacctaatttattcaaaacagaaaaagaaaaaactaaaattatatatagtacAAACTTCAAATGATTGGAAGTTAAAAGGACATCATGTACCTTGGTCACCAGTGGGTCATAAACAGTATCTGGAAGATAAGCGAAGGTTGTCCCACTGTCAACTATCGTTCCTGTCCGATCTCCAGTATCAAATATATCTGTGGGAAGTTCTAGAACATCACCACCCACCTCAATTGCCTTCATAATAACATTGTAATGTGCCCTAAGATGGTAAATAAAAGTATAATTACAACAGCATTCATAAGCCAAGATCTAAAGAAGAGGTACTTCTTCCTCAACTAAGAAAGAACTTCGACAAACATA includes:
- the LOC125421046 gene encoding LOW QUALITY PROTEIN: uncharacterized protein LOC125421046 (The sequence of the model RefSeq protein was modified relative to this genomic sequence to represent the inferred CDS: substituted 2 bases at 2 genomic stop codons), translating into MEINDSSRTELLERATERSEADTIVDGMEFGXLXNDFECKSSPLVESTARQLVRDILELREGNRAVGTFAVSVKYKDPVRSFTGREKYKRPLWATNALDKPSATVQEMVMLSTRVLRIKWMIIGKPKSFMAGISGDLIIKINSQFTLNRISGQVIEHEEFWDLSSSIVFAQAFFWTSRRLFATIESGKDLSDLVKGLSSHLSKEKENPGIYPDPSVDPTKFFQRDDTFQRDAYQIAIFLAVIYFVVQFLRTTL